One Gambusia affinis linkage group LG15, SWU_Gaff_1.0, whole genome shotgun sequence genomic window carries:
- the ptrh2 gene encoding peptidyl-tRNA hydrolase 2, mitochondrial: MDALYGPLGVAAALGCGLFLGWHLQTRLGPASKSLMKSAGNGSEEASVMGEGGEFKMVLVVRNDLKMGKGKAAAQCSHAAVSAYKQVQRRSPELLRQWEYCGQPKVVVKAPDEDTLINLLGRAREVGLTVSLIQDAGRTQIAPGSRTVLGIGPGPAQLVDAVTGDLKLY, from the coding sequence ATGGATGCGCTCTACGGTCCCTTGGGCGTTGCCGCCGCTCTGGGCTGCGGACTCTTCCTCGGCTGGCACCTGCAGACCCGCCTCGGCCCCGCGTCCAAGAGCCTGATGAAGTCGGCGGGGAACGGCTCCGAGGAGGCCAGCGTGATGGGAGAAGGCGGGGAGTTCAAGATGGTGCTGGTGGTCCGGAATGACCTGAAGATGGGCAAAGGGAAGGCGGCGGCCCAGTGCTCCCACGCCGCAGTAAGCGCTTACAAGCAGGTTCAACGCAGGAGCCCCGAGCTGCTCAGGCAGTGGGAGTACTGCGGCCAGCCCAAGGTGGTGGTGAAGGCGCCAGACGAGGACACCCTGATAAACTTGCTGGGCCGAGCCAGGGAGGTGGGACTCACCGTCAGCCTCATCCAGGATGCAGGAAGGACTCAAATCGCACCCGGCTCTCGCACTGTGCTGGGGATCGGTCCCGGTCCGGCCCAGCTGGTGGACGCCGTCACCGGAGACTTGAAGCTGTACTAA
- the LOC122844970 gene encoding homer protein homolog 2-like produces the protein MEGAYVVADEEAPATVEIKDLGKRYDLALKQHRLTKELYEKLVDQGQITEELMGEMEQENQSLTNKIKELKEQTENEKMSIEKNKELMHKKDLEEKKVKIGEMEDYLEKMKEENQLLAVELEELLKNHQEETAENIIKENQKILAALHNKDTQIERLSEIECTKKKKLERYAGIIEELKDEIHLLEKNLKDIQEDQILTVVKYEPGTEVLQTVEEDVYKNDLISVTSRECPFSWQEYGVRILQRGIKAAGYMILFFILFVVILLLLASSGTISDSNCNLWMVAFEFLEPYGELSYIVTPVF, from the exons atggagggaGCTTACGTTGTCGCCGATGAAGAGGCTCCCGCCACCGT AGAAATCAAAGATCTTGGTAAACGATATGATCTGGCTTTAAAGCAACACAGACTGACAAAGGAGCTCTATGAAAAACTAGTGGATCAAGGCCAAATAACAGAGGAGCTGATGGGAGAAATGGAGCAAGAAAATCAAAGCCTGACCAACAAAATCAAAGA gTTGAAagaacagacagaaaatgagaagatGTCAATAGAAAAGAATAAAGAGCTCATGCACAAGAAAGAtttagaagagaaaaaagttaaGATTGGAGAAATG GAAGATTATCTGGAGAAGATGAAGGAGGAAAATCAACTGCTGGCTGTTGAG CTGGAAGAGCTTTTAAAGAACCATCAGGAGGAAACAGCTGAGAATATAATCAAG GAAAACCAGAAGATCCTGGCAGCCCTACATAACAAAGACACCCAAATAGAGAGA CTGTCTGAGATAGAGTGTACCAAGAAAAAGAAGTTAGAAAGATATGCCGGCATCATTGAG GAACTCAAAGATGAAATTCACCTCCtggagaaaaatctgaaagacaTTCAGGAGGACCAGATCCT AACGGTGGTGAAATATGAACCAGGCACAGAGGTCCTACAAACAGTG GAAGAAGATGTCTACAAGAATGATTTGATCTCTGTAACCTCAAGAGAATG tccGTTCAGCTGGCAGGAGTATGGAGTTAGGATCCTGCAGAGAGGAATCAAGGCAGCAGGATACATGATTCtctttttcatcctttttgtAGTCATCTTGTTACTCCTGGCGTCTAGCGGCACCATTTCTGATTCGAACTGCAACTTGTGGATGGTAGCATTTGAGTTTCTGGAGCCCTACGGAGAACTGAGCTATATTGTTACCCCTGTTTTTTGA